The region acgtataggcagaggtatttgatgtgttccaattttgcgtttgagcctacacttcgtcagtgccgcattaacaagatggtgagaaattgatgtttatgtcatatgacatcttgcatgatttttttgtattttgtaacaattgcattttttgcagacccctccaccgctctgtgattttgagcagtggatcgatactgagatcaagcctgaagacaaggaatggatgcataaactgttgcggtgggaggcagaggacaagaagatgatagagaagagacgcggagaggaggctgcaaaaaaggagcacaaggaatagaaggaaaggaggcgtgttgctgcgtacagggaggagagggagaagaagcttgagcgtgcacgcaGAGCGAAAGCTGCGATGGAGAAGAATCCTGATGCCCTGAGGAAGGAAAAGTGGTCTCGTTGCATCcagtagtctccattacttgctagttctatggtttattcatgaacaatgttgtctactgttgAACTTTTTATTGTGTTGTCATacaatgcactttaagtatgggcatgcttaggtTATGTACTATGTTATTTAGTTTGTtgacacgtacttctagtattattgtgttgtttaatgtgtcatagtattgaacttttcattatgtagttgttttcattatttgtggttataatattcagtttaatattgtGGACATAGTGAAAtatgatcacgtgctgcaaacaaaacctaacgaagtagggcattatataattcaacacacaaaacacatgaaatgacatgtgagaaTATGTaacgaactagggtacagaggtcctgaactaaacctaacatgccttaggtaattgaagcgaacaacaagcacaagaaatggcatgtgagaacatataccaaacaagggtacatagttccttcgactaaacctaacatgccttaggtaattaaaccaaacaacaaacacatgaatgtgccatgtgaataagatagggttgtcctaatagtgtggccacatagcaaattgtgttgcaccttctccatagtagcctcccattgttggtggtggtggtggcggggttgACGGCGGATgtcccttgttcttgtgattagggcaggtgcaatatggatcattgcagagtgcctcctgtgaacttgcaccattgttgttgtcgtcatcTTCGTCTTCCTTGTACCTGCTGCTAACTTCTCTTTGTGGATCGAAgaactcatgaactcttggatcacggcggccgagaaagatacgcctcaacatctcaacatcactctctgtcagctctccaacaggacgatcatcatcagaatcaagagcccttgccatctcatatggctccgaatcattcataatttcaacactattggagccacggaatccatctccacagtgcacttgcgtagcaacagtgggcacatccacattgtcaggaatgtctcctgcaacataagtagaaaaatgagaAAAGAGTGAAAAATGGATATAAGGAAGGGGGtgagctcccaataaccatgcggataagacacttactcggatgattctgtgtcaaagggatctcatgggGAGGATATGCCACAgcatcatgagtctgacaagcatctccaactagctcattgggggcagattgagcatcgagaaccataggtgcaacctccacatccatatcaggttccgggacaggagggtcgaagtgtgcctgctgacccattggtggggaaaacccatgggGGATGGAATCAACTAGCACCCGACGCACAACAATGTCCAAACTTTGGAACTGGCACTTCATAGccaatctcacatagttctcccactggtctgcacacccaattgggatcatcttccttaggatgttgggaggggaacctaggtgaagtacaccctccactacgatgccatcatcattaccagctccatggcaatgtagctcctcccgagcccttgcaaccaacttattaaatgaaggcttctcattgaataacacaggcacgctttgcatctcaacaaactcaacatatccatagcgatctctttccacgATGCCTCcattatatatgttcactaggttgtccatctagtagttcaaacaaaatttaaaatacagttcgtttagtccaaagtagctgctatatagtacctctctaatagatactaaccaactacaccctaaataactatgtcactagctatctaactatatttatctaactatatttatctcactaactaaatcaactagctatctaataactatatctatgtacctatgtcactagctatctaactatatctatctcactaactaaatcaactacctacatcatcaaatttactagaaactaccaaataatcaaagtagcattacaattcaagctaactaagtacctatATTGCATATTCAAACAATTTACCTGTCCAAGTCAATGCAACGATgcgacgcggacgcggacgcggacgccGGGACCAGAGCAGGACGGGGACACTGAGGACGggatcgacggcgaggtcacgaCGCGCTGGGAGCCGGGGCCGTGTCACGGCTGAAGTCACCAGAGGGAGCACCTATGCGCGCGGCGGACGCGGCGAGCCGGGACGGACGAGGCGGCGCACGTCGGAGGGGCGGCGCGCGGCGAGCGCGGGACGGCCGGCACTCCGCGCGGCGAGGCGGCGCGAGCGGGCTGGGGTCGCGGGCGTCCGGCACGGCGGGGGCCGGCGCGGACGCgggtgcgggcgcgggcgcgggctggGGCCACGGACGGCTGGGGCTACGCGCGGCGGTGGGCGCGGCGGTGCGGCAGCGCTGGCGGCGCCCTGGCTCGGgagaggtagagagagagagagaggaagagagaaaggaagcgagggcccatacgtaagacaggGCTTTGCGCCATGAACCACGGCACCAAGctcagcgccaagatctacggagccaagctcggcgccaagatctacggcgccaaggtgCTTGCCAAGTCACCGTCACGTCTGCGCCGAACCCAAGACCTAGGCGCCAAAATCTATGGCGTCGAGacatgtaagctcggcgccaccaacgatggcgccgaactaagggtccagattttaaaagcatacctccagaggcatatttgtgatttttttttcaaaaaaaagactaaaaaacaaaaaattcagTTGGCAGCCTAACCTTATCCTCTTCAAACCAACTGTACTAACGTACCATTTCAAGTCACCCTTAGTCGTCAGTGTAGGCCCAAAATCAAAAGTTTTCTCTGCCTCAATTTTCCCACCACCAACAAGATCCTCGACCCCGGCGTCAACATTGCTCAAATTCTCATCCATGTGCTCATGAGCCTTCACACTAGCCATCATTGGACGCTCGAAAGTTTCAAGCCCCTTTGCTAACCTTCGGTGGATACGACAGAAATGAGGCAGACGCTGTAGTCAAAGCAGTAATCTTATGATTATTGAAGCATTAACCGGAAGAGTTTGGATCATGAACCGGCACTGACACCACTGTTAGATCAGTACACACCTGGCAGTGAATTGTTGAGTGCCACTGTTGGCTCAATACCACACCCGATAATAATTATTATTCTCATCGCCATCATCACACAATCATAATCATTGTCGAGTGAATAGCTTCTCCTGAATTTTCTGAATCCTAGGCTTACGAACCGACAATGATAAGTAATCTCTGCCGGTTGCAGTACAAGCGGCAGTGATTGTGTGTTCTGGCGCAGAGAAGGTTTTTCTAGTTAATCATTCGGAGACATTTGGACAAATTGCTATCACAGCTTGATGTTTATTTCAGAGTATGTTTGGCGACTAGCAGAAGCAGGCTAAATTAGTAAGGATGCGGAGAGTCTCTTTGAGTTGCTTTTGGTAGCCATATACATGCATGTAAGCATGTCATCAAATGCATGCAAGACTACTGGCACGTCGGAGTATACGGTATATACACCGGCACCTCAAAATCAAAAGGAGGACACCAGCCAATCTGGACGCGCGGGGAGAACGTGCAGGTGCGCGAAGGTGCGTGCCGCCTCCATGGGAAGTGGAACCCCATACGCCTGCGCCTTGGTCGCTGTTGATCAAGAAGCCTAGTAAGACTAAGAAGCCGGAGTTGATGCTTGTCGTCGATAGGTACACTACATCAAATCAGGATATCACTGTCGGGTTTAAAATCCcccttcactgtcggattttgaaccggcagtggcataccgacagtgaCGTGGGGGTTCACATCACTGTCGGTACTCAAAACCGCCAGTGATATGTAAGCAATACTGTCGGTTCCTAGCACCaaccactactggaaactcgaattggtctgtgggtgataaatttttctgtgcgtttgtttcggtacgcacagaaaaattacgatttttctgtgggtttcaaaatatccccacagaaaaatacgaaaacccacagaataattgtatgatttttcagtgcgtgacaatacacacacaGAAAAAATCAACACTCACAGAAAAATAAAACTTATTCCGTCGGTTCtgtaaaaacgcacagaaaaatgatACGCACACACAGAAAAAATGTTATTATTCTGTCGGTATtttaaaacacacagaaaaaaacATACACACGCACGGAAAAAAACCAAgatttcctaaccctaacccaccGCGGACTCGCCCGCTCGGCTCCTCACGCACGCACGCTCCcagcctccccttcttcttccccgccgcaccctcccctcccctccccagccCCCCCACACTCCCCTCCGCtcctcccgcacccgcacccgcccaTCGTCCGCCGgatcccgcccctcccctccctc is a window of Miscanthus floridulus cultivar M001 unplaced genomic scaffold, ASM1932011v1 fs_613_1, whole genome shotgun sequence DNA encoding:
- the LOC136532415 gene encoding uncharacterized protein — protein: MASVKAHEHMDENLSNVDAGVEDLVGGGKIEAEKTFDFGPTLTTKGRRQRCRTAAPTAARSPSRPWPQPAPAPAPASAPAPAVPDARDPSPLAPPRRAECRPSRARRAPPLRRAPPRPSRLAASAARIGAPSGDFSRDTAPAPSAS